The window CAACCAGTTCAGACTGGTTCAAACTGattcaaactgattcaaacTGAGTCAAACCGGCTCAAACTGGTTAAGACTGGTTCAAACTGGTTGGGCTGGTTCAGACTGCTTCATCtgcttcaaactgattcaaactggtccaatctgaaccagtTTAAACCCAGACTGATTCAAACTGCTTCAAACTGGTTCACaggtgaaacaggaagtgcagcagCAAAGTGCAAGAAAAAAGAGGCGGAGCTTCCAGCTCCAAGATGGGCGGGACACATTGGAGTGACGTTTACGCCTCGGGTTTTTCCAACAGCTCTACGAGAATCACGagtgcaggaggaagaggaagtgagtCATCACTGAGGAAGGAAGtgcttaaagggatagtccagGGTTATTTGAAGTGTGTCTCAGGTcagttctcagcagcagggggcgctcaaaGCACTGTCAGCTCTGACTGTGTCAGAACAAGTGGTGTCGTCTCTGGTCACAGAAGCAGAACCAAACAGTCTGGAAACACTGTAGGAcctatgccaggcctgtatgtggcgctgtaacactgaACTGAACCAGAAAAGAAGACGTTGagcatgtgtgctgtgttttttttattcaaataagtaaacattacagtgtaaacaatcacagaaaaaataacaaaaatgaaaaaactaaaactctgtgtgcgtgtgtgtgtgcgcgtgtgttcaGTGGCTGAGGAAACAGGCTGAGACTCGTCGTTCATTCAgaactcaacaggaagtggaggatGTGAACGAGGAGCAGCAGAATCCTGATTGGCTGAAGGACAAAGGAGGGTCAGTGCAGATTAACCAAAGCAATGCAAAACACACTCATTTTTGTTTGAGCTTCTCAGAACTCAGTGAACTCTCTTTTTCACAGTCGATGTTTTGCAGCAGGAGATTATCTGAGCGCAGTCAATGCCTACAGCACCGCCATCAGGTTGAACCCAAGCATGGCGGCGCTGTTCTCCAACAGAGCAGTGTGTCACCTGAAACTGAGGAACCTGCACAAGAGCATCGAGGACTCCTCCCAGGTCTGAACGTTCGTTCACCTGCACgcaggccacgccccctcacCAGAACACATGAGAATGTGCAAAAATAATCTGGAATTCACGCAGAAGCaattttataaaatgtaaaaaaaatggagcCAGTGAATGgtatttttatacatacatacatacatatatatatatatatatatatatacagtatatacacatatatatatatgcatatacacatatacatatatatatatatatatatatacacatatatatatatataccctcAACTATACCCTGAACTATACCCTCAATATAACTTTTGGTACtgactgtagtgtgtgtgtgtgtgtgtgtgcgtctccgCAGGCTCTTCACCTGATGACTCCTCCTGTTCCTGCAAACGCAGCGTCTAGAGCCAAAGCTCATGTTCGTCGAGGAGCAGCGTTCTGTGAGCTGCAGCTCTACGACCAAGGTCTGAACACAgattcagacaaacacagaaagatatatatatacatatatactgtatatatacagtatactgtgtatgtatgctgtatatatatattgtagggatgcaccgatatgactatttccgccgataccgatatccgatattaatattgctgctatggccgataaccgatatctaccgatatcgatatatgttttaaaaaaaggtttctgagatgataaaagtttgtacagaatgaaagtcacgcaagctgaatttttgaatgtcttcctttattttcaaaacatgttttacctccaaataacagggtcacataagacacaagtaaccaactacaagtaacggtttttagaaacctttaccacttgtagcaagtgtgtaactaaattaaagtacagtttaactccctcaactcactaaactcccgtgagaaagtttggatcataaattacaaacatgaacataaataaaaaataataccctgccaaagttactgtaaccaagataagggcgtctatactgtttacgtaaataaagtcaacaacccttcctcccggcaacaacaaccgcgctacttcccttcacaataaaactacacaacaaatatgagaaacaatacctgacaagctctactaagagctgccataataaaagaaaacatgttaaaatactttatcaaacttgccagtattcattgcaaccagatatttattcaattgcaaaacatcggaaaagtagcgccgacttggccgtcggaaccctcggctggtcgtcaagagcaatcatttccattaccttgatcgttattgccctggccactgtcttcctttggtcgagtcctacctgcgctgctttctttttgtctgccgcctaatgttgtttgtgtacttctgggtgacggtttttcaaatgtattgaatgacttgacgcggaaccctccgtgcattacctcgacttgtgttgcataatgcttttcgcgtatcttctattgacaccctgaaaaatcgcccacaccgctgacattctctctcctcaacacacacacacacatcttgtgctgcgcttgcgccactgacgctgtcatatgcccaaacaaatgccgcatggtctccccttcccgacacacatacacaaacagcaattagacgggtataaacatcggttgttaaaatcggcgcagttttactcattgaaccaatgccgatatgttaaaaaatgacgaacatcggccgataacaatattaatgccgatatatcgtgcatccctaatataTTGTATTGgtaaagtgaagacatttttggtAAAATTAAGACATTATGGTAACATGAGGACACTTTTGGTAACGTGAGGACATTTGTGTatattgaggacatttttatagtgaggacattttgatagtgaagacattttgtaaaagtgaggacattttgcaaagtgatgacattttgtaATGTGAAGACATTATTCtatagtgaggacatttttgtaaaGTGAAGACATTATTGtatagtgaggacattttggtccTCATGTTAAACCCATAAAAATGTTCTTCAGggttaggacctggttttagggtcagaaTTAGGTAAAAGTGAGgggctagagaatgcattatgtctataaaTGCtatgcaaacgtgtgtgtgtctcaggtctACAGGATTACGAGGCTGCTCTGAAGATTCACCCTGATATTGAAGatctgcacagagacacacagaccaTACGAGACATGATGGAAggacatgtcacacacacacaccataaagTGATGTGACAACAAATCTATCATGTTTGTGTAGTACAtgtatagtatgtgtgtgtgtactctacAGATTTTAAAAACCGTGAACACTACATAGTTGCTGAGGTGCAGAGCGCCCTCATGTGGCCAACAGTGAAATGTTTACTGTTGATGAGAAATGTTTGAAaagtttctttttaaagaaaatttaaaataaatcaataaacatttttgaatgaatgagtgactcACATGttgtcattcactcactttttaatgaatccattcattctttttttggacagggttaaaaaaaaaagttgattaataattgataaatttACATCGGTCTAAAGACAGGGAAATTATGTATTTGGACCAACTCAGAATGATTGTTGATGTGATGCagtaaagacaaagagacaggaGAGTTGGACGTTGCTGGATTATACACGTGTAAATTAGATTCTTGCTAATCTAGCCCCAGAAATACTACAAACTGTACCTATAATACATcaataatgtattaataatgtatgtaataatgtttgaaaataaatgctaataagCGACGAactaatacaataaatatttttaataatgtcaAAGAAAAAACTCCTCAtcgccttcatttattcacatttctcataaagttttcGTACGGTTCTCTGACAGTGGCGGCGTTCACGAGACGTCACAgcaaagcgcggtcatgtgacgtctcgTGATCTCTGAACTAactctgaaaaataaaattgttctgggctttttatggcctttaggaaggttttacaaatgtgaaactcaaaatgaattaaaaatatagaatataaagatcttgTTACGCCCTCTAATTAGCAGTTTAACTACTAAGAGGACCCGACAATGCAGAGGAAACAGATCACGATTTAACAAGGTTTATTGCGGGAATTTATATAATTGACGATGCAAGGGGAATGAAAAAGGGAGGGGGTTCGGAGAGACGGCCGATG is drawn from Solea senegalensis isolate Sse05_10M unplaced genomic scaffold, IFAPA_SoseM_1 scf7180000015183, whole genome shotgun sequence and contains these coding sequences:
- the LOC122762031 gene encoding dynein axonemal assembly factor 4-like — protein: MPLFVTDYTWTQTDTTVRVHVPLKGAKAARVDVVSTDQYLKVHFPPFLFEVFLFEAVDDGRSSVNIGNGVAIFSLMKKTEKTWDHLMLTSCDKEAKRQMRERALHKHHEKLTALSMSNMETQRALKTFLLETMMKLEREGADRVQKMKDTEREKTMAELEAWQQTRKQTAGEEENNTNNDKDPTERTGSGNMQPGETGSAAAKCKKKEAELPAPRWAGHIGVTFTPRVFPTALRESRVQEEEEWLRKQAETRRSFRTQQEVEDVNEEQQNPDWLKDKGGRCFAAGDYLSAVNAYSTAIRLNPSMAALFSNRAVCHLKLRNLHKSIEDSSQALHLMTPPVPANAASRAKAHVRRGAAFCELQLYDQGLQDYEAALKIHPDIEDLHRDTQTIRDMMEGHVTHTHHKVM